A section of the Methanococcus vannielii SB genome encodes:
- a CDS encoding UDP-glucose dehydrogenase family protein, whose translation MKISVIGTGYVGLIQAVGLANFGFKVIGIDIDDSKVKMLNNGICPLYEEGLEELLKKHTGKNLEFTTSYEKIKDSEVIFLCVGTPQDNNGNTDLKYIFSAVDNLKKHISGKKYLVVKSTVPIGTNQLLKERLNGYNIEIISNPEFLREGMALKDFLNPERIILGFDENDLSSKEILKYIYQYFIEKNIPLILTNYETAEMIKYASNAFLATKISFINELSKLADKTNADIKTVSYAMGLDDRIGKKFLNAGIGYGGSCFPKDVKSLTKQFESKGIDPKLMTATDSVNENQVKWFFEKIKNYYGDISGKTFAVLGLAFKPDTDDLRESASIKLIDLLLKEDAIIKGFDNVKRARENAYNMYTLDKSKAFYGYNLYILDSLVEAVTGVDGIIFAVEDTKFNTIDFENIFNMVNEKVIFDGRNIIDNEKIKKIEFEYIGVGLR comes from the coding sequence ATGAAAATTTCAGTAATTGGGACAGGTTATGTTGGATTAATTCAAGCAGTGGGCTTAGCAAATTTTGGTTTTAAAGTTATAGGGATAGATATTGATGATTCAAAAGTTAAAATGTTAAATAATGGAATTTGTCCATTATATGAAGAAGGTTTGGAAGAACTTTTAAAAAAACACACAGGAAAAAATTTAGAATTTACAACATCCTATGAAAAAATAAAAGATTCTGAAGTTATTTTTTTGTGTGTTGGAACGCCACAAGACAATAATGGAAATACTGATTTAAAATATATTTTTTCAGCAGTTGATAACTTAAAAAAACATATTTCGGGTAAAAAATATTTAGTTGTAAAATCAACTGTTCCAATTGGGACAAACCAGCTTTTAAAAGAACGTTTAAATGGATATAATATTGAAATCATATCAAATCCAGAATTTTTAAGGGAAGGAATGGCTTTAAAAGATTTTTTAAATCCTGAAAGAATAATTTTAGGTTTTGATGAAAATGATTTATCTTCAAAGGAAATTTTGAAATACATTTATCAATATTTTATTGAAAAAAATATACCCTTGATATTAACAAATTACGAAACTGCAGAAATGATAAAATATGCTTCAAATGCATTTTTAGCAACAAAAATTTCATTTATAAATGAGCTTTCTAAATTAGCAGACAAAACAAATGCGGACATAAAAACCGTATCTTATGCAATGGGACTTGATGATAGAATTGGGAAAAAATTTTTAAATGCGGGAATTGGATATGGAGGGTCATGTTTTCCAAAAGATGTAAAGTCTTTAACAAAACAGTTTGAATCTAAAGGTATCGATCCAAAACTTATGACTGCAACAGATAGCGTAAATGAAAACCAAGTAAAATGGTTTTTTGAAAAAATTAAAAATTATTATGGGGATATTTCAGGTAAAACTTTTGCAGTTTTAGGTTTAGCTTTCAAACCCGATACTGATGATTTAAGGGAAAGTGCTAGTATAAAACTAATTGATTTGCTACTAAAAGAAGATGCAATTATAAAAGGTTTTGATAATGTTAAAAGAGCAAGAGAAAATGCATATAATATGTATACATTAGATAAATCAAAAGCATTTTATGGATATAATTTATATATTTTAGATAGTTTGGTAGAAGCAGTTACCGGGGTTGATGGAATAATTTTTGCTGTTGAAGATACTAAATTTAATACTATTGACTTTGAAAATATTTTTAATATGGTTAATGAAAAAGTCATATTTGATGGCAGAAATATAATTGATAATGAAAAAATTAAAAAAATCGAGTTTGAGTATATTGGAGTTGGATTAAGATGA
- a CDS encoding NAD-dependent epimerase/dehydratase family protein — protein sequence MKILVTGAAGFIGFSFSENILKNTEIQIIGIDNLNPYYDVKLKEKRLDILKGFKNFKFFDEDIINYEELDEIFNLEKPDLIVHLAAQAGVRYSLENPHVYEYSNNLGTLNIFELAKKYGIKRVIFASSSSVYGGNEKTPFLESDNVDKPVSLYAATKKYNELIAHVYNHLYGIEMIGLRFFTVYGEFGRPDMAYWKFTKNILEEKPIDVYNYGKMKRDFTYISDIVEGIKSAVFLSKKIDYEIFNLGGDNPIELEYMISLIEKETGKKAIKNYLPVQEGDVLITMADLTKSKENLKYYPNICIEEGIKRFVKWYIQNRY from the coding sequence ATGAAAATTTTAGTTACTGGTGCAGCTGGGTTTATAGGGTTTAGTTTTTCTGAAAATATTTTAAAAAATACTGAAATTCAAATAATTGGGATTGATAATTTAAATCCATACTATGATGTAAAATTAAAAGAAAAAAGGCTTGACATTTTAAAAGGATTTAAAAATTTTAAGTTTTTTGATGAAGATATTATAAATTACGAAGAATTAGATGAAATTTTCAATTTAGAAAAACCTGATTTAATAGTCCATCTTGCAGCACAGGCTGGAGTTAGGTACTCTTTAGAAAATCCGCATGTTTATGAATACAGTAATAATTTAGGAACATTAAATATTTTTGAACTTGCTAAAAAATACGGTATTAAAAGAGTTATTTTTGCATCATCTTCATCAGTATATGGCGGAAACGAAAAAACACCTTTTTTGGAATCAGATAATGTCGATAAACCGGTTAGTTTATATGCTGCAACTAAAAAATATAATGAATTAATTGCACATGTTTATAATCATTTATATGGGATAGAAATGATTGGTTTAAGATTTTTCACGGTTTATGGTGAATTTGGAAGGCCCGATATGGCTTACTGGAAATTCACTAAAAATATATTGGAAGAAAAACCAATTGATGTTTATAATTACGGAAAAATGAAAAGGGATTTTACATATATTTCAGATATAGTTGAAGGGATAAAATCAGCAGTTTTTTTAAGTAAAAAAATAGATTATGAAATATTTAATCTTGGCGGGGATAACCCTATTGAATTAGAATACATGATTTCCTTAATAGAAAAAGAAACTGGGAAAAAAGCCATTAAAAATTACTTACCCGTGCAAGAAGGGGATGTTTTAATTACAATGGCAGACTTAACAAAATCAAAAGAAAATTTAAAATATTATCCTAATATATGCATAGAAGAAGGAATAAAAAGGTTTGTTAAATGGTATATTCAAAATAGGTATTAA
- a CDS encoding flippase gives MSYKDRMIKGAAWNFLFLMLAAPIGYFVRILYANSLSKVEVGLFYAILDLISMIAIFRGLGLGNAVIYFIPKFLVQNRYDLIKSTLLYVLIIQTGMAVLIAFLMYSMSPLIIKYYINSQGQFGNLEAISTVFIIMVFGFYIFDGIKNLTVNSLLGFQSQKIYSTYTFLNISSVLVLSFIFIYFGFGVYSPPLAYTIAPILMILIYGTIFLKKIFPEFFIEKFSFSKKLLKDIFTYSMPIMFGSAGFIIMGYLDSICLTYFTGLDSVADYRNVAMPTVLVLSYFASSICSVILPMSTEMWEKGEKKNLSEGLKKVLTYSFIISIPFSVLLSYFPTVLINLFFNENYLTAALPMSILSFGIVFLSMNNIVFNVFNGIGKPYLSTKILYIGAIFNLIFNLILIPKFGTSGAAFTTTLSYILIQILQVNYLNKFLDYKFPIKKFILCIFSSILAFIPLIFIKGMSFNEYILILLFGIVYLIVYFLSIILLNIIKISELKTFKFW, from the coding sequence TTGAGTTATAAAGATAGAATGATTAAGGGTGCTGCATGGAATTTTTTATTCTTAATGTTAGCAGCCCCTATTGGTTATTTTGTAAGAATATTATATGCAAATTCACTTTCAAAAGTTGAAGTAGGCCTTTTCTATGCAATTTTAGATTTAATCAGCATGATTGCAATTTTTAGAGGTTTAGGATTAGGTAATGCAGTAATATACTTTATTCCAAAATTTTTAGTTCAAAATAGGTATGATTTAATAAAATCAACACTATTATACGTTTTAATAATTCAAACAGGAATGGCAGTTTTAATTGCATTTTTAATGTATTCAATGTCCCCTTTAATTATAAAATACTATATAAATAGTCAAGGCCAGTTTGGAAATCTTGAAGCTATTTCTACGGTATTTATAATAATGGTTTTTGGATTTTATATATTTGATGGGATAAAAAACTTAACTGTTAACTCATTACTTGGATTTCAAAGTCAAAAAATATATAGTACATATACTTTTTTAAATATATCAAGTGTTTTAGTTTTATCTTTTATTTTTATTTACTTTGGATTTGGCGTTTATTCTCCGCCCTTAGCATATACAATTGCTCCAATTTTAATGATTCTAATCTATGGGACAATTTTTTTAAAAAAGATATTTCCAGAATTTTTTATTGAAAAGTTTTCTTTTTCAAAAAAACTTTTAAAAGATATTTTTACATACAGTATGCCGATAATGTTTGGAAGTGCCGGGTTTATCATAATGGGATACCTTGATTCAATATGTTTGACATACTTTACAGGACTTGATTCGGTTGCAGATTATAGGAACGTTGCAATGCCGACAGTTTTAGTATTAAGTTATTTTGCATCTTCAATATGTTCTGTAATACTTCCAATGAGTACCGAAATGTGGGAAAAAGGTGAAAAAAAGAATCTTTCAGAGGGTTTAAAAAAGGTATTAACATATTCATTTATAATTTCAATTCCTTTTTCAGTACTTTTATCATATTTTCCAACTGTTTTAATAAATCTATTTTTCAATGAAAATTATTTAACTGCAGCTCTTCCAATGTCAATTTTAAGTTTTGGAATAGTCTTTTTATCAATGAATAATATTGTATTTAATGTCTTTAATGGAATTGGAAAACCATACCTTTCAACTAAAATATTATATATTGGGGCAATTTTTAATTTAATTTTTAATTTAATTTTAATTCCAAAATTTGGAACGAGTGGTGCAGCATTTACTACCACATTAAGTTATATTTTAATTCAAATTTTACAAGTTAATTACTTAAATAAATTTTTAGATTATAAATTTCCAATTAAAAAATTTATATTATGTATTTTTTCCTCAATATTGGCATTTATTCCTTTAATATTTATAAAAGGAATGAGTTTTAATGAATATATATTAATTTTATTATTCGGCATAGTCTATTTAATTGTGTATTTTTTGAGCATAATTTTACTAAATATTATTAAGATATCTGAATTAAAAACTTTTAAATTCTGGTGA